From one Triticum urartu cultivar G1812 chromosome 3, Tu2.1, whole genome shotgun sequence genomic stretch:
- the LOC125545045 gene encoding uncharacterized protein LOC125545045, with protein MAAAMEELTRSGLAGMDFSIFRGESEAEGERGAGGNHECINIRPPSPSPCANEEQPPPEKMEQEEEEGEGEKKEEWVYREEDRITRYRGLWESRFAGKYGSFDDQTTLGPMRFTFGPIPSYARPHCTIQIFGIRVANLEDGLQWPLHVHGFVAARDTSDHNRNFLFNRTSDNCQVLTRQDPYLLLTGPSRAIVIIDPITIEFQLKVKSKTDPEEDEMLAFGIFNYPQTYLATHVIRSGILCDRCTIQLAYAPLDPSGEATVIHVRIIDGVWPEGLRGRVVAEVTTVREGEVLLLDSRDGKMPISPSTGAVELSRHVVSVDLEGGKLVVSVVASPQTAGKEDGDDGGGAAVVVARGEAVFTPERAGTSNGTCDLGFCKVEVAVAWSLVSSLWNEWRALAKLAKERA; from the exons atggcggcggcgatggaGGAGCTGACCCGCAGCGGGTTGGCGGGGATGGATTTCTCCATCTTCCGCGGGGAGTCCGAGGCCGAGGGCGAGCGGGGTGCCGGGGGGAACCATGAGTGTATCAACATCAGGCCTCCATCCCCATCCCCATGCGCCAACGAGGAGCAGCCGCCGCCGGAGAAGAtggagcaggaggaggaggagggggagggggagaagAAGGAGGAGTGGGTCTACAGGGAGGAGGATCGGATCACCAGGTACCGCGGGCTGTGGGAGAGCCGCTTCGCCGGCAAATACGGCTCCTTCGACGACCAGA CAACTCTTGGTCCCATGCGCTTTACATTCGGACCCATCCCGAGCTACGCCAGACCTCATTGTACCATCCAGATCTTCGGCATCCGGGTGGCCAACCTGGAAGACGGTCTCCAGTGGCCGCTGCATGTCCACGGCTTTGTCGCCGCGAGGGACACCTCGGATCACAATCGCAACTTCCTCTTCAACCGCACCAGTGATAACTGCCAGGTCCTCACCCGACAG GATCCATACCTACTGCTGACAGGCCCGTCGCGCGCGATCGTGATCATTGACCCGATCACGATTGAGTTCCAGCTGAAGGTGAAGAGCAAGACGGACCCCGAAGAGGACGAGATGCTGGCCTTCGGGATCTTCAACTACCCCCAGACCTACCTTGCCACACATGTGATCCGCTCTGGTATCCTCTGCGACCGGTGCACGATCCAGCTTGCCTACGCGCCGCTGGACCCCTCGGGCGAGGCGACCGTCATCCATGTCCGGATCATCGACGGTGTGTGGCCAGAGGGTCTCCGTGGGCGCGTCGTCGCCGAGGTCACAACCGTGCGGGAAGGAGAGGTGCTGCTGCTCGACTCCCGGGACGGGAAGATGCCGATCAGCCCTTCAACCGGCGCGGTCGAGCTCTCGAGGCACGTCGTGTCGGTGGACCTCGAGGGGGGGAAGCTGGTTGTCTCCGTGGTGGCGTCCCCTCAGACCGCTGGCAAAGAAgacggtgatgatggtggtgGCGCTGCCGTCGTTGTTGCGCGAGGCGAGGCCGTGTTCACGCCAGAGAGGGCCGGCACGAGCAATGGCACCTGCGATCTTGGCTTCTGCAAGGTGGAGGTTGCTGTTGCATGGTCCCTTGTTTCGAGCTTGTGGAATGAGTGGCGCGCCCTCGCGAAACTCGCGAAGGAGAGGGCATGA
- the LOC125548725 gene encoding protein FAR1-RELATED SEQUENCE 5-like, giving the protein MTLFDMLEHYERCLSGRRLNEAILDIVALQSVPFTDTDASSLEKHAARVFTPCMFELVRWSINAVSKCVISEILDAWELTTYVVAKIDRREKKFEVCCELKEGSLYRISCSCRKLECLGTPCSHIFYILGIRQVELLPRCCVPMRWTMSAKSAFPPTRKSEMYDYSESLVRYCELRNLSHAACFRACQSSEEYQRLKMVRNGQDGSKESSRGQEECIRFGPVLPQTTEIDCGDLEKVLDPVHVQGRGAPKKRLQAKMKKQRSKRKCGYCGVTGHDRRNCTKLQEEMMAANC; this is encoded by the exons ATGACATTGTTTGATATGCTAGAGCACTATGAGCGTTGCCTTTCGGGACGACGCTTGAATGAGGCGATCCTAGACATCGTGGCCTTGCAGTCCGTTCCATTTACAGACACGGATGCTTCAAGTCTTGAGAAACATGCTGCCCGAGTTTTCACTCCTTGTATGTTTGAGTTGGTCAGATGGAGCATAAATGCCGTCAGCAAATGTGTTATCAGCGAGATACTAGATGCATGGGAGTTGACTACATATGTTGTGGCTAAGATCGATAGAAGAGAGAAGAAGTTCGAAGTGTGCTGTGAGCTGAAGGAAGGTTCTTTGTACAGGATCAGTTGCTCTTGTCGTAAGCTGGAGTGCTTGGGAACACCATGCTCTCACATATTCTACATCTTGGGAATACGTCAAGTGGAACTGCTGCCTAGGTGTTGTGTTCCCATGAGGTGGACGATGAGTGCAAAGTCTGCATTCCCTCCGACCAGAAAGAGCGAGATGTATGACTATTCGGAAAGCCTTGTGAGGTACTGTGAGTTGCGGAATTTGAGTCACGCCGCATGTTTCCGGGCATGTCAATCCAGTGAGGAGTATCAGCGTCTGAAGATGGTTCGGAATGGACAAGATGGCAGCAAGGAATCAAGCCGTGGTCAGGAGGAATGCATTAGGTTTGGTCCGGTGCTGCCACAGACGACGGAAATTGATTGTGGAGATTTGGAAAAGGTTCTGGACCCAGTGCATGTGCAAGGCCGAGGTGCACCGAAGAAAAGGTTGCAGGCAAAGATGAAGAAGCAAAGATCAAAGAGGAAATGTGGCTACTGTGGGGTGACAGGTCATGATCGGCGTAATTGCACTAAACTGCAAGAG GAAATGATGGCAGCAAACTGTTAG